The following are from one region of the Dermacentor albipictus isolate Rhodes 1998 colony chromosome 5, USDA_Dalb.pri_finalv2, whole genome shotgun sequence genome:
- the LOC135909308 gene encoding uncharacterized protein yields MEFLLTTLLGLIAVVADVTAQGAGGYDFNAQSEGQLTGQLSPLQVAGISMVVVACLGAAVVSMFFCYYVYKKNKENLALPRY; encoded by the exons ATGGAATTCCTCCTAACCACGCTGTTGG GCCTTATTGCCGTTGTCGCTGATGTTACCGCTCAGGGTGCCGGTGGATACGACTTCAACGCCCAGAGCGAAGGGCAGCTAACCG GCCAGCTTTCACCCCTGCAAGTGGCCGGAATTTCGATGGTGGTCGTCGCGTGCCTCGGTGCCGCGGTCGTGTCCATGTTCTTCTGCTACTACGTCTACAAGAAGAACAAGGAGAACCTCGCCTTGCCCAGATACTGA
- the LOC135909300 gene encoding DNA-directed RNA polymerase III subunit RPC10-like gives MLLFCPTCSNILIVEEGLNCFRFACNTCPYVHNIKQKMSNRKYPRLKDVDDVLGGAAAWENVDSTEEKCPKCSHSRAYFMQIQTRSADEPMTTFYKCCSPQCGHQWRD, from the coding sequence ATGCTTCTGTTTTGCCCGACCTGCTCCAACATTCTCATCGTAGAGGAAGGTCTCAATTGCTTTCGGTTTGCCTGCAACACATGTCCGTACGTGCACAACATTAAGCAGAAGATGTCAAACCGCAAGTACCCGAGACTCAAGGATGTTGATGACGTACTCGGAGGTGCTGCTGCGTGGGAGAATGTGGATTCAACTGAGGAAAAATGTCCTAAGTGCAGCCATAGCCGCGCCTATTTCATGCAGATTCAAACACGATCAGCCGATGAGCCCATGACTACATTCTACAAGTGCTGCAGTCCTCAGTGTGGGCATCAGTGGAGAGACTga